CCTGGGCCCAGCCGCTGACCTGGGAGAACTTCACGCTGGCGAACTGGTCGTTCACGTTCCTGTACAGCTCGACCCAGGGCGCCATCGTCAACACGCTCGAGCTGGGCGTGCTCACGGCCTGCGTCGGCGCCGGGCTCGCGGCGCTGCTCGCCTATGTCACGAATCGCAAGCTCATCGTGGGCCACCAGCTCCTGGCCTTCCTCGCGCTGGCGCCCATCGTCATTCCCGGCACCGTCCTCGCGGTCGCCCTCTTCATCGCGTACACCCGCCCGCCCTTCCTCCTTTACGGCACACTCTGGATCCTCTTCATCGCCTACCTGACCAAGGAGATGCCCGTCGGCTACTCCCAGTCCGACGCCACGTTTCGCGGGATCCATCCCGAGCTGGAGGAGGCGGGCCGCATCCTGGGCGCCGGGCGTCTGCGCGTGCTCCGGGAGATCACCGCGCCGCTCGCCAAGAGCGGCATCATCGCCACCTGGTGCTTCATCTTCATCGGCGTCATCCGCGAGCTGTCCGCGTCGATCATTCTCTTCACGCCCAATACCAAGGTCATATCGGTCGTGATCTTCGACCTCAAGGAAGAGGGCCAGTTCGGCGCCATCGCGGTCCTCGGCATCTTCATGCTGGGCATGACGTTTGCCGTCGTTGCTTTGATGCAGACGCTCCTCGGCAAGGACGTCCTCGGGCAGAGGCCGTCCGCGAGCGCGCCGGGGTAACCGCGATGCCCGGCGTGACGATACGGGGTCTGACCAAGCGCTACGGCGACGTCGCCGCCGTCCTAGGCCTCGAGCTGCGCGTGGAGCCCGGCGAGCTGGTGGCGCTGCTCGGGCCATCGGGCTGCGGCAAGACGACCACGCTGCGGCTCGTGGCGGGCTTTCTCAAGCCGGAAGCGGGCGAAATCTGGGTCGGAGAACGCTGCCTCTCGTCGCCGGCAGCGGTGGTCCCGCCCGAGCGGCGCCGGATGGCGATGATCTTCCAGAGCTACGCGCTGTGGCCGCACATGACGGTGGATCAGAACGTCGCGTACGGGCTGCGGTTCACGGGAGTGCCGAAGGCCGAGAGGGACCGGCGGGTGAAGGACATCCTGAAGGCGGTCCAGCTCGAGGGCTACGGATCCCGCTATCCCGGCGAGCTCTCCGGCGGCCAGCAGCAGCGCGTCGCCGTCGCGCGTGCGCTGGTGGTCGAGCCCGAGATCCTGCTCCTGGACGAGCCGCTCAGCAACCTGGACGCGAACCTCCGCGAGGAGATGCGCTTCGAGATCCGGCGCCTGCACGAGACGTTCGCGATCACGACGCTCTACGTCACGCATGATCAGGCGGAGGCCATGGTGATCTCGGACCGCGTGGCGGTACTCCAGGACGGGCGCGTCGCCCAGGTCGGCACGGCCGAAGAGCTCTTCGAGCGTCCGCGGACGCGCTTCGTCGCCGAGTTCATCGGGAAGACCAACCTGATCGACGGCCGCGCCGAGGGGACGGCCACCGTCGCCCGCGGGGACTTACGCCTGCGCGTTGCCTCGGCAGGCCTGACGGCCGGCGCGCCGGTCGCCGTCTCGATCCGGCCTCACCAGATCGAGCTGGCGCCGCGAGCTAGAGCCGGCGCCACGGCCGCGCGGGAGACTAACGTCCTCACGGGTACCGTCGTGCGCGCGAGCTATCTCGGCGACGGAGTCGACTACCAGGTCCGGATCGAGGGAAGCGACGTCGTCCTGCGCGTGGCCGGCCCGGCCCCGCCGCGTGTGCGGCTGGGCGAGAGCGTCAGCGTGAGCGTGGCGGTGAGCGCGTGCGTCCCGCTGCCGTCAGGGGGCGGCTAGGCCCGGCTCACCCGCTCCGGAACAGCACCGAGACGTCGAGGTCCGGGTTGAGCCTGCCCATCTCGGCGTCGACGGCCCGGCGCACGTGCTCCCTCTCCTCCAGGTCCGACAACACGATGAGAGCGTCCGCGCGTTCTCTGATCATCGCCGAGAGGGCGCTGTCGAATTCGTTTGGGCACCTTCACACCGTAGCCCTGGTGCACATTCCCTTTCTCACCGCTCAATAATCTTCTCCGCACGAGTGAACACCTCCCTCGGTAGCGTGATTCCTATCGCCTTCGCGGTCTGAATGTTAATTACTAAGTCAAACCTCGTCGGAATTTGAATCGGAATGTCGGCGGGCCTTTCACCGCGTAACGCTTTGTCCAGACTTTGCGCGCACTGTTTCCCAAGAACTCGCCACGAGGGACCATAGGCGGCCAGCATCCCCTTTTCCGAAAAAGATTCCTCATGAGCTATTGAGGGAAGTTTGACTTCGTTCAGACGTGCGATCACCGCGTCGATGGCAGCGGTGACCTTTGCCTCACCAAGGTGGAAGAAGGCATCATATTCGCCTCGCCTGATGCTCTTCATTAGGGCCACTACGTCATCCTTCGATCCAACGTGCTTTTCAATGAGCGCAATCCTAAGCGCGTTTGCAGCTTCCCGAAGAATCACGATCGCACCGTGTGAGAACCTATTTTTCGGATCGTATGGGACAAGTACCCGACGAACATCGGGCACCATCATTTTTAGAACCTCCAGCCGCTTCGGACCGGTCTGCCCGACGTAATTACTGCAGCCGGTAAGGTTGTTGCCCGATGAGCGCCAGCTTCGCACCAATCCAGTGCCCACCGGATCACTTACAATGTTGAAGATGATTGGAATGTTTTTTATGACCTGCGCCACGTGTGTTGTCACCGGCGTCGAAACGGCATAGACAACATCGACTTTCTTTCTCAAAAACTCCTCAGCGGCAGCTCTGGCTTTCTCATCGGAACCTGCGGCATCCACGACGGTATAAGCGATATTCTTGCCTTCTTCATATCCGAGCTCTTTCATACCTTCCTGCATGCCCAGAATGACTTCGACCTGCCCACCGCCAAAGGAGACAACACCCACGTGATAAGGTTCTTTGGACCACGACACGTCACGCCACCCGGCCATGGCCAGGAGTATCGACGCAATAATGAACCAGCGCTTCTTGAACATGCTAGTGAACCTCCTCCGTGGCGCGTACGTAACATGACGCCTGTTCTCGGACCCGGCGGCCGTTGGTGCCCGTGCCACAGCGCGGACGAACCGTGGCATTTCGCGCCGACCCTGTCAGAGCGCGCGGGACAAGTCAAACCGGCGCCTCGAGGCGGCGAGCGGGCGCCGTCCACCGGGGCGCTCAGCACAGACCTCCGCGGTCGCCCGGGCTCCCGGCCCCGGTTACAGTGTCATGTCAGGCAGGGCCGGCTGCTCGGCTCGCGCCGCAGCACCCTGCTGCTGGACGAGCCGCTCAGCAACCTGGACGCGAATCTCCGCGAGGCGATGCGGTTCGAGATCCGGCGCCTGCTCAAGACCTTCGCGATCACCACGCTCTACGTCACCCACGACCAGGCGGAGGCCATGGTGATCTCGGACCGCGTGGCGGTGCTCCAGGACGGGCGTGTCGTCCAGCTCGGCACCGCCGAAGAGCTCTTCGAGCGTCCGCGGACGCGCTTCGTCGCCGAGTTCATCGGCAAGACCAACCTGATCGACGGCGTCGCCGACGGGACGGGCACCGGCGCGCGCGGCCGCCTGCGCCTGCGCGTTGCCTCGACGGATCTGACGCCCGGCGCGCCGGTCGGCGCGTGCGTCCCGCTCCCGTCAGGCGGCGGCTAGCCCCGGCTCACGTATCAGCACCCGTCGCGGTTGAGGTTGGCGAGCGCCCGGCCGGAGACGGGTCAAAGCTCAGAACTCGACCGCGAGCTGCGCCCCGAGCACGACGGCGCTGCCGACGCTCGATCGGCCCCCTGGGTTGATGACGTACTGGAGGTCCGGCTGCACCGTGAGCCACCGGGCGACGGCGATGGCGTACGTCCACTCGAGGACCAGCTCGTACGTCTGCCCTGGCAGGTCGCGGCTGAAGCCGCCGTAGTACGCCTTCCCGGTAGACCATCTGCTCGCCCAGCAGGAAGAAGCCGTAGTTCCCCGTCTGCTGCCGGCCGGGATTGGTGAGAGAGGCGTACTCGTTCGAGTCGTAGTACCCGCCCGAATGATAGCGCCCGGGCAGGCCCGCATCGCCCTTCTCGGCGTTGAGCCGATAGGCGGCTTCCCCGACGACGAAGTAGCCCGCCGAGCCGCTGATCCCGAACTCGGTGCCGGTGGCCGCGGCAGAGGGCCGCGTACGCGGCCGCGCGATAGGCCCCGGCGTTGTCGGTCATGAGCTCGCGCCCGCGGATGCCGAGGCGGCGAAACCAGGCCAGGGCGCGCCCCAGAGGAAGGCCGCGCACGGGGGGCCGTCCCCAGCCCGCAGGACCTCCACATAGGCCACGCGCGTGGCGTCGTCGATAGCGACATGGACGTACTCCCAGCCGATGCCGCGCACCCAGGCGCGGCGGTCCCCGGTAATGCGATGGCCGATGCGCCCGATCCGGCCGAGCTTCTTCGTGCCGACGTGGAGCAAACTTCCGGGGCGGCGGCGCTGATAGCGGCGCACCGGCCGGGGCGGCTCGAGGGCGCGCAGGCGCGCCAGTCCGTGGCGCCGTAGGAGCCGGGCCACCGTGGCGGGACTGAGCCGCAAGCGCGCGGCGATGTCCGTCCCCGTCCAGCGTTGCCGCCGCAGGTGCAGCACCCAGCGGACCAGCCGGCGGGGCGTGGCCGTGGACTGCCGCCGCGGCCGACACGACCGCTCGGCCAGGCCCGCCTCCCGCTCGTGTTGATACCGGGCGACCCACTTGCGCACCGTGCGCACACTGATCCCCATTCCGGCGGCGACCTGGGTTGAGCGTTGCCCCGCCTCCACGACCCGGCGCACAATCTCGGCTCGACTCCGTGGCGTGGTCCGGGCTTTCTTATGCATGTCCATCCGAGTTCCCTCCCTGAGGTGATGGTTGGCGTCGCAACCACCAGCGTCTCAGGGCCAGCTCGGATGGACAACCTCCTGACACTTCACAGGGCAGGCTATGTCATTACTTCATGCTCTCGAGCCCGGGCCCTTTGGTGTCCACGAACCGCGAGCGCCACTTGAGAGGGAATGGGATAATGAGTGCCATGTCTGCCAAGTCGTCATTCGTAACACTCGGGCGACCGGGACGTCCGGCGCCTGACGGAGTCGCCGGCCGGATGCGGAAGCCGACGATGGCTCTCTCTTCAACCGGGAAACGGTGATGCGACTCTCGCTTCGCTTCATCATTCCCCTGGCGCTCGCCCTGGCCGCGATCGCCTACGCCGTAGTCCCGCTCGTGGATCGGCTCACGCTCAAGTGGTTCACGCGGGATCTCGAGATCCGCTCGACTCTGATCGCCACTGCCGTCCAGGAGCCGCTGCATGAGCTCGTCCTCGGCGGAACCAAGGCCAAGGTCCTGCGCTTCTTCAACAAGATGACGCAGGACGAGCGACTCTACGCGGTCGGCTTTTGCGATGCGGCCCAGGACCGGCTCGTGGCCACGCAGGCCTTCCCGCCAGACCTCAACTGCAAGGCCCTCGATGCCTTCCTGGCGAGACCGACGCACCTGCTGCCGAGCGCGCAGGGGCCGTTGCACGTTTCGGTGCAGAAGATCGAAGCGGAGGGAGAATCCGTCGGCAGGCTGGTGCTGGTGCACGACATGAGCTTCGTCCAGCGCCGCAGTGAGGAGACGAAGCGCTACGTCTTCTACTTCTTCATCGGTCTGGGCGCCATCGTCTCGATGATCACCGTCATCATCGCGCAGCTGAGCTGGCGCGGCTGGGTGCAGGGCATGCGGGCGCTGCTGCGCGGGGAAGGACTGCTGCGGCCGGCCGAGCGGATCAACCTGCCGGAGCTGCGGCCGCTTGCCCGGGACCTGCGCATGCTCATCCGCGATCTGGAGATGGAATACCGGCCGCGCGACGAGAGCCAGATCACCTGGTCGCCCGAGGCGCTGAAGCGGATCCTGCGCGAGGACCTGAAGGGCGAGGACATCATCGTCGTGTCCAATCGCGAGCCCTACATACACGTCCGACGGGACGATGCCGTGGAGGTGCAGCGGCCGGCGAGCGGCCTGGTGACGGCGCTCGAGCCGGTGATGCGGGCCTGTTCCGGCGTCTGGATCGCGCACGGCGGCGGCTCCGCGGACAGGCAGACGGTGGACCGCAACGACCGCGTGGCGGTGCCGCCCGAGCACCCGGCCTACCAGCTCAGGCGCGTCTGGCTGACGAAGGAGGAGGAAGCCGGCTACTACTACGGCTTCGCCAACGAGGGACTGTGGCCGCTGTGCCATATCGCCCACGTGCGCCCGACCTTCCGCACGAGCGACTGGACCCAGTACGCGGCGGTCAACCGCACGTTCGCCCGCTCGGTGCAGGAGGAAGCCAAGACCGATGCCCCCATCGTGCTGGTGCAGGACTACCACTTCGCGCTCCTGCCGCGCATGATCCGCGAGCTGCTCCCCCGCGCCACGATCATCACCTTCTGGCATATTCCCTGGCCGAACCCCGAGGCGTTCGCCATCTGCCCCTGGCGGGCCGAACTGGTCGACGGGCTGCTCGGCAGCAGCATCCTCGGCTTCCACACCCAGTTCCACTGCAACAATTTCCTCGACACTGTGGACCGCCAACTGGAGGCCCGCGTAGATCGCGAATTGTTCACGGTCTCATACCGCGGCCAGCCCACCGCCGTGAAGCGCTACCCGATCTCCATCGAGTGGCCGCCACCGGCCGACGTGATGCGTGTGAGCCTCGAGGAATGCCGCAGCCGCGTGCGCCGGCGGCACGGGCTCGGGCCCGACCACGCCGTCGGCGTCGGCGTGGATCGCATGGACTACACCAAGGGAATACTCGAACGGTTCAATGCCATCGAGCGGCTGCTCGAGATCGAGCCGCGCTGGATCGGCACGTTCAGTTTCATCCAGATCGCCGCGCCGTCCCGCTCCAGCATCGAGCAGTATCAGGATTTCGAGGTGCACGTGAGGGCGCTGGCCAGCCGCATCAATGCCCGCTTCGAGGCGGGCGACTGCCCGCCCATCATCCTCAAGGTGGAGCACCACGAGCCCCAGGACGTGTACGAGCACTACCGAGCGGCGGACCTGTGCTTCGTGAGCAGCCTGCACGACGGCATGAACCTGGTGGCGAAGGAGTTCGTTGCCTCGCGCGACGACGAGCGCGGCGTGCTGATCCTCAGCCAGTTCACAGGGGCCTCGCGCGAACTGCCGGAAGCGCTGATCGTCAACCCGTACGACATCGACCAGTGCGCCGCGGCCATGCACGTCGCGCTCACCATGCCGCTGTCGGAGCAGCGCAACCGCATGCGCCTCATGCGCGGCCTGATCCAGGAGTTCAACGTATACCGATGGGCCGGCCGCATGCTGCTCGATGCCTCCAACATGCGCATGCGCGGCCGGGTGATGACGGCGGAGGCCGCGCGCCCCGCGGCCGGGCGGTAGCGGCAATGCGGGCCGAGCCGGGCATGGATGACGCATCCCGGATCGACCTGCCCGGCGGTCCGGCGGCATACGCGTTTTTTCTCGATATCGACGGCACGCTGGTGGATATCGCCGACACGCCGGGCCGGGTGTCCGTCGAGCCCCGGCTGCTCGACACGGTGCGGCGGCTGCACGCCGCTGCCGGCGGCGCCCTAGCGCTCATCAGCGGCCGGTCGGTGGCCGGCGTCGACCGGCTGTTCGCGCCACTCTGCCTGCCGATCGCCGGGCAGCACGGCGCCGAGCGGCGCGATGCCGCGGGCGCTGCCCATGCCGATTCCCTCTGCGCGGCGCAGTTCGGCGCGCTGCGGCGCTGCGTTGCCGCATGGGCCGAGGCCGTCCCGGGCGTGCTGCTCGAGGACAAGGGGATGTCGCTGGCAGTGCACTATCGGCAGGCGCCTCACTTGGGCGGCGCGGTGCAGCACGCGCTGAGGGAATGCCTCGAACGATTCGGCGACGAGTTCAGGCTGCAG
This window of the Candidatus Rokuibacteriota bacterium genome carries:
- the otsB gene encoding trehalose-phosphatase; translated protein: MRAEPGMDDASRIDLPGGPAAYAFFLDIDGTLVDIADTPGRVSVEPRLLDTVRRLHAAAGGALALISGRSVAGVDRLFAPLCLPIAGQHGAERRDAAGAAHADSLCAAQFGALRRCVAAWAEAVPGVLLEDKGMSLAVHYRQAPHLGGAVQHALRECLERFGDEFRLQPGKMVLEVTPAGKDKGTAIMEFMQEAPFAGRIPVFVGDDITDEHGFAVVNSLGGHSVKVGPGPPDARSRMPDVATVRRWLRALAEGPARPRDAAREGA
- a CDS encoding carbohydrate porin, whose product is MRACPGAIIRAGTTTRTSTPLSPIPAGSRRGTTASSCWASRWSTGKAYYGGFSRDLPGQTYELVLEWTYAIAVARWLTVQPDLQYVINPGGRSSVGSAVVLGAQLAVEF
- a CDS encoding ABC transporter substrate-binding protein → MFKKRWFIIASILLAMAGWRDVSWSKEPYHVGVVSFGGGQVEVILGMQEGMKELGYEEGKNIAYTVVDAAGSDEKARAAAEEFLRKKVDVVYAVSTPVTTHVAQVIKNIPIIFNIVSDPVGTGLVRSWRSSGNNLTGCSNYVGQTGPKRLEVLKMMVPDVRRVLVPYDPKNRFSHGAIVILREAANALRIALIEKHVGSKDDVVALMKSIRRGEYDAFFHLGEAKVTAAIDAVIARLNEVKLPSIAHEESFSEKGMLAAYGPSWRVLGKQCAQSLDKALRGERPADIPIQIPTRFDLVINIQTAKAIGITLPREVFTRAEKIIER
- a CDS encoding trehalose-6-phosphate synthase, whose product is MRLSLRFIIPLALALAAIAYAVVPLVDRLTLKWFTRDLEIRSTLIATAVQEPLHELVLGGTKAKVLRFFNKMTQDERLYAVGFCDAAQDRLVATQAFPPDLNCKALDAFLARPTHLLPSAQGPLHVSVQKIEAEGESVGRLVLVHDMSFVQRRSEETKRYVFYFFIGLGAIVSMITVIIAQLSWRGWVQGMRALLRGEGLLRPAERINLPELRPLARDLRMLIRDLEMEYRPRDESQITWSPEALKRILREDLKGEDIIVVSNREPYIHVRRDDAVEVQRPASGLVTALEPVMRACSGVWIAHGGGSADRQTVDRNDRVAVPPEHPAYQLRRVWLTKEEEAGYYYGFANEGLWPLCHIAHVRPTFRTSDWTQYAAVNRTFARSVQEEAKTDAPIVLVQDYHFALLPRMIRELLPRATIITFWHIPWPNPEAFAICPWRAELVDGLLGSSILGFHTQFHCNNFLDTVDRQLEARVDRELFTVSYRGQPTAVKRYPISIEWPPPADVMRVSLEECRSRVRRRHGLGPDHAVGVGVDRMDYTKGILERFNAIERLLEIEPRWIGTFSFIQIAAPSRSSIEQYQDFEVHVRALASRINARFEAGDCPPIILKVEHHEPQDVYEHYRAADLCFVSSLHDGMNLVAKEFVASRDDERGVLILSQFTGASRELPEALIVNPYDIDQCAAAMHVALTMPLSEQRNRMRLMRGLIQEFNVYRWAGRMLLDASNMRMRGRVMTAEAARPAAGR
- a CDS encoding leucine zipper domain-containing protein — protein: MDMHKKARTTPRSRAEIVRRVVEAGQRSTQVAAGMGISVRTVRKWVARYQHEREAGLAERSCRPRRQSTATPRRLVRWVLHLRRQRWTGTDIAARLRLSPATVARLLRRHGLARLRALEPPRPVRRYQRRRPGSLLHVGTKKLGRIGRIGHRITGDRRAWVRGIGWEYVHVAIDDATRVAYVEVLRAGDGPPCAAFLWGAPWPGFAASASAGASS
- a CDS encoding ABC transporter ATP-binding protein, with product MPGVTIRGLTKRYGDVAAVLGLELRVEPGELVALLGPSGCGKTTTLRLVAGFLKPEAGEIWVGERCLSSPAAVVPPERRRMAMIFQSYALWPHMTVDQNVAYGLRFTGVPKAERDRRVKDILKAVQLEGYGSRYPGELSGGQQQRVAVARALVVEPEILLLDEPLSNLDANLREEMRFEIRRLHETFAITTLYVTHDQAEAMVISDRVAVLQDGRVAQVGTAEELFERPRTRFVAEFIGKTNLIDGRAEGTATVARGDLRLRVASAGLTAGAPVAVSIRPHQIELAPRARAGATAARETNVLTGTVVRASYLGDGVDYQVRIEGSDVVLRVAGPAPPRVRLGESVSVSVAVSACVPLPSGGG